CAAGGCCGCACCGGACTCGTAGAGATTCATCGGGCACTGAATGACCGTGAAGTGATGTGAGGAGAGGCCGACTTTGTGTGCTGCCGATCTGGCCGCATCGATCATACGGGAGAGCGAGGTCGCACCTGGTTCATCTGCTCCTGCGGTGGACGTATTCGACGACACACCATAGCCGCGCAAGCGACCAGCTTGGACCTGTGTCTCGAAATACTCAAAGGCCTTCTGGAGTCGCGCATAAAACTCTGTGCGCAACGCAGACAGGTCGCGCGACTCATTGCTGCCGAGCTTGGTGGCCTGGGACAGAAAATATTCCGGGTTATGGAGCAGGCAGACATCCAGGGTCGCCAGCCCCAGGCGGTCCAGCGATAGGGTCAGTTGATCCGCAAGAAAATCCGGATGAATGCAATGCCAGATGTCGTCGCCATACTTCACCATGTCGGGATAGGGCTTCCCGGATTTTTCTCGCGCCTGCGCCTGAGTAAGATTCTGCCCTTGCACGTAGCCGATCTTTGACACAACCATCATTTCGTCCCGCGCCACGTCTCCTGCTCGGATCAATTCCTGCAGCACCGACCCGACCAGTTGCTCACTCTCTCCATCCATGTAGTTCGTGGAGGTGTCGATCAGGTTGCAGCCCGCGCGGATCGCCTTCATCAACGCTTCACGCTGTTCCGCTTCGCGCAAACCCACACGATAGGTGCCGAACCCCAGGCGGCTCACCGTCAGACCAGTTCCACCGAATGGACCAAATCCGTGGGCCAACGACCCGGCCTCGGCTGCGGCGTGAAGGTGTCGCGCCGCATAGGCTGCCGTCGCCTGAACCGTGGCACACCCTGGTTGCAGTGTTCCACTCAAGACTTTCTGTGGCGACGTCGTCTCGGCAGCCGGTTGCGGCGGATTGAGCAGCCCAGGAAGTTCCGCGGGGTCCGTGATCGGACGACCGCACGCGAAATTTCGGCAGACATACAGCGCCGGCTGGCCCTTGACCAGGGTTTTTCCCTGCAGCAGAGGATGTGCGGTAGAAGCTTCCGGGATGACCTGATGCGCCAGCACGCGGTTGGGAAGATAGATCCGATTCACCGCGCCTCGCAATGCCTTGGTTCCAGCAGCATCCGCCGCCCCGATGAGGGCAATTTCCACGGGGCCGTTCGTGAGCAGATCGACGACGATCAAACTTTTGGCGAACGCCCGCGGGTAACGCGCAATCTGTCGTCCATAGGCACGCACGGCGGCCGCGGCGGCCTGGCGAAAGTCCTCCCGCGCGACATGATACGACAGCCGCGCCAGCACGGAGGCGGCGACGGCGTTTCCGCTTGGCGTCGCGCCGTCGGGCCCTTCGCGGCTACGCAAGATCAGGGCTTCATGCCCGATAGCCGTGGTGAAGAATCCGCCCTGTTGATCATCGGCAAAGTCGGCGAGGATCCGTTCGGCTAGCCGAATCGCTGCGAGCAGGTACCGCTCATGGCCGCCGGCTTCATAGGTCTCGATCAAGCCTTCGGCGAAATAGGCGTAATCTTCAAGATACGCATCCAAGTGGGCGGTGCCCGTGCGGTAGGTCCGCAGGAGACGCCCGTCCGGCTTGGAGAGCGTGGTCAGCAAAAAGTCGCACGCCCGTTGCGCGGCCTCACGATACCGTGCCACGCCGAAGACACGTCCCGCTTCCGCCATGGCGCGGATCATCATGCCGTTCCAGGCCGTGATGATCTTATCGTCCAGTCCAGGAGGAATGCGGCGGGCACGCGCCGCATAGAGCCGGGGTTTCGCCCGCTCGATCGTCTGCTTCAGTTCATCGGCAGAAATTCCAAGTTCCTGGGCCACCACGTCCAGGCGTTGTGCCGTGTGAAGGACATTCTTGTGTTCCCAGTTGCCGGCTGCAGTCACGTCGTAATAGGCACAGACCCGGCGCGCGTCCTCATCATGGTCGAGGACGGCACGGATCTCGTCCGGCGTCCAGACGAAAAACTTTCCTTCGACGCCTTCGGAATCCGCGTCGGTGGCGGAATAGAAGCCGCCTTCGGACGAGGTCATTTCCTTGAGGATATAGTCCAGCGTCTCGCAAGCGACCCGACGATACTGCTCGTCTCCGGTGACCTGGTAGGCCTCGACATAGACATGCGTCAGCAGCGCGTTGTCGTAGAGCATCTTTTCAAAATGCGGCACCAGCCAGCGGTCATCCGTCGAATAGCGGGCAAAACCGCCGCCGATGTGATCGTAGATGCCGCCCGCCGCCATGGCATCCAGCGTCGTCTTCACCATAGTGAGGGTGTGAGGGTCCTTCGTCCGGTGATAACAATGGAGTAAGAGCGACAGACCCGTCGCTGGGGGAAACTTCGGCGCGCTGCCGAACCCGCCGAGTTTCGCGTCAAAATCTTCGGTGAATTGCGTCACCGCCATGTCGAGTTCGGCCTCGCCGACCGTGGTCGGAGAGGGAGCCGTGATACCCTCGCGCAAACGCGTGGTCAGATTCGCCGCCTGCGCGACCACGCCGTCGCGATCCTTCTCCCAATACTCCGCGAGTTTCTTCAGGAGCGTGGGAAACCCCGGACGCCCATAACGATCCGACGGCGGGAAATACGTGCCGGCGAAAAACGGTTTCTGGTCCGGGGTCAGGAACACGGTCATGGGCCATCCGCCCTGATTCCGATTCAGCGCCAATGTCGCCTGCATGTAGATTTCGTCCAAGTCCGGCCGTTCTTCGCGGTCGACTTTGATGCAGACGAAATGCTGGTTCATGAGAGCGGCGGTCGCTTCGTTTTCAAATGATTCCCGCTCCATCACATGGCACCAGTGGCAGGAGGAGTAGCCGATGGAAAGGAGAATGGGACGCTTCAGCGTTGCCGCCTGTGCCAAGGCCTCCGGTCCCCAGGGATACCACTCCACGGGGTTGTACGCATGTTGGAGAAGATAGGGGCTGGTCTCGCGAATGAGGCGATTGGGGCTGCGCGAATTCTCGTGATCGGGCATGCGCGAACCGTATCACGCGCCGGCGGAATGGGTCAATGAAGCGGAGCGGGGGACTGAGGCGACAGCGTGGGCACAAAAAAATTGGCCCGCGCCGGCATCCGGAGTCGCGAGCCAATTTTAGAATACGAAAGAATCAGGAGACGGGGCTCAGTGGCCGCCCTTCTTCTCTTCCTTCTTCTTGTCATCGCCGAACACGGTCTGGGACAGGTGTCCACCCTTCTTCTCTTCTTTCTTCTTGTCGTCACCGAAGACGGTCTGGGAGAAGTGGCCGCCCTTCTTCTCTTCCTTCTTCTTATCATCGCCCGCGAATGACGGAGCGGTGAACGCAACGAGAATGGCCGCCGCTACGAATGCAAATAGTGCACGCTTCATGGAACCCCCTCCTTGAAAGTTGAGAATTAAGTGCCCACCACAAGGGCGGGGCGAGGGTAGCCAACCTGTTAGAAAAAGTCAATGAAAGTCTTTAGGCTTGTCCAGCCACTTGAAACATGTCTACGTCCTGCACCTGAGGCATGCCCCGTTCATTGACGCGTTTCGGAGAGAGGCACGCGGGCCGTTTGACAAGTCTGAGCGCGGCGGCTATAAGCCAGGAAAAATCGGATGAGAAAGGAGGCCACATGCTCACGGATCAGGAGCGAGCCCACCGACTGTTCGTGAAAGCGATTCAACACGATGGCCTCAGCTGCGAGCGTGACGGCTGTCCTGGGCCGGTGGAAGCAATCGACCAGTCCCAGACGCGGGATCGGGTCAAAACCTTCGAGTTACATTGCGAGTCGTGCGGCTGGCGCCGAAGCGTCACGGGCCAGGAGCAGCTCACGCCGCCATGGGACAACGCCGCGCTGGAGTTGATGGCCGACGAGCATTTGCTGCATCAGCAGCCGGTCTGCCCCTTCGATGACACGCCGGTAGTATTTATCTCCATGCCGAATCCCCGCCGCAAGGCCAAATACCGCGTGGCCTGTTTCTATTGCGGGCGCCAGACCGAAATGGACTGGCCTCCGCCGGAGAGCAAGCGCTAAGGTTGGAATAGGCACGGCGTGACTGCGACGGCTAGACGAAGTACCGCGCGGTATCGAAGTGGTGTTCCGCATTGTCGACGAGCTGCAGGATCGTGTGCCGGTACTGCCCCTGCTCATCCTGCTGGGTGAGGTCCAGTTCTGGGCCGTCCTCCACAGACGCGCCTTCCTCATTGGTAATGACTCGCACCAGCAGACGCTCGGCGTTGACCTTGTCCTGGGACGGTTTGATCACCACGGCCAGCGGCCCTGAGTCGAGTCGGACCAAACTCCCGATCGGGATAATCCCC
This DNA window, taken from Nitrospira sp., encodes the following:
- a CDS encoding DUF255 domain-containing protein gives rise to the protein MPDHENSRSPNRLIRETSPYLLQHAYNPVEWYPWGPEALAQAATLKRPILLSIGYSSCHWCHVMERESFENEATAALMNQHFVCIKVDREERPDLDEIYMQATLALNRNQGGWPMTVFLTPDQKPFFAGTYFPPSDRYGRPGFPTLLKKLAEYWEKDRDGVVAQAANLTTRLREGITAPSPTTVGEAELDMAVTQFTEDFDAKLGGFGSAPKFPPATGLSLLLHCYHRTKDPHTLTMVKTTLDAMAAGGIYDHIGGGFARYSTDDRWLVPHFEKMLYDNALLTHVYVEAYQVTGDEQYRRVACETLDYILKEMTSSEGGFYSATDADSEGVEGKFFVWTPDEIRAVLDHDEDARRVCAYYDVTAAGNWEHKNVLHTAQRLDVVAQELGISADELKQTIERAKPRLYAARARRIPPGLDDKIITAWNGMMIRAMAEAGRVFGVARYREAAQRACDFLLTTLSKPDGRLLRTYRTGTAHLDAYLEDYAYFAEGLIETYEAGGHERYLLAAIRLAERILADFADDQQGGFFTTAIGHEALILRSREGPDGATPSGNAVAASVLARLSYHVAREDFRQAAAAAVRAYGRQIARYPRAFAKSLIVVDLLTNGPVEIALIGAADAAGTKALRGAVNRIYLPNRVLAHQVIPEASTAHPLLQGKTLVKGQPALYVCRNFACGRPITDPAELPGLLNPPQPAAETTSPQKVLSGTLQPGCATVQATAAYAARHLHAAAEAGSLAHGFGPFGGTGLTVSRLGFGTYRVGLREAEQREALMKAIRAGCNLIDTSTNYMDGESEQLVGSVLQELIRAGDVARDEMMVVSKIGYVQGQNLTQAQAREKSGKPYPDMVKYGDDIWHCIHPDFLADQLTLSLDRLGLATLDVCLLHNPEYFLSQATKLGSNESRDLSALRTEFYARLQKAFEYFETQVQAGRLRGYGVSSNTSTAGADEPGATSLSRMIDAARSAAHKVGLSSHHFTVIQCPMNLYESGAALVANTGPGNANTLLAEAVRERVAVLVNRPLNAMPVQRGGVIRLADVSVPEAEADFEAHQKNVAALEEEYRSSLAPAVAHSGQGMLPADFFRWADELTRIRSQVQGLEHWEQIEQQMIAPHVNQVLRALAEAFTGTVAEQWEAWRDRYVPELLALLRSLQREAAERSRVRAEELHRTLNPLLPEPMRSATLSQKALWVLRSTSGVTSVLVGMRAPAYVDDALQTLRWDAVPHPERVYEACAGKK